The Calditrichota bacterium genome contains the following window.
TTCCACAAGCTTTTTGTTGTAAAAATGAACGGCGACAAATCCGCCAAACATCACGCCGGCGCAGCAAAAGCAGTTGACGAAACTGATAAGCGGCACGGATGAAATGAGAGCAATAGTCAAGCCGCCGAAAAGAGCGGGTTGCATTTTGTCAGGTTTTTCGTTCATGCGACATCTCCGTTTTCTGACTCATTTTTTATTTTTAGTTGACAATTTTTTTCCCAATTCCAGCGCTCCCGGCAACACAAAAAATAAGGCAATTGCTCCGGTCAAAAAACCGGTAACGAAGCGACTCGTCATGGTGTTATTTCCCACTCCGGTGAATCCCACTGCGAAATCAAAGATTAATGCAAAAACGGCAACTAGCAAAACCCGAGGGGAAATATGGGAAAATTTTTTCATTTTTATCAGCAGAAAGAAAAATAAAGTCGAGGCAAAAAAGCCGAAATAAATTCCCGTACATCGCGAGCAAACCGCCAATTGATGACCGAAAATAAAAAATGATCGAGAAGCCATTTGATGGCAAACTTTGGAGAAGAAAAAATAAATCATTCCTGAAGAAAATGAATGACCGCGCGAGGCAAGATAAGGCGCCAGCAAAATCAAGCCGCACCATAAAATCACGCCGACGAGGAAAATGTAATAGATTAGCTCTTGCTTTCGGGATAGCGGTTCCATTTC
Protein-coding sequences here:
- a CDS encoding DUF2085 domain-containing protein, producing MEPLSRKQELIYYIFLVGVILWCGLILLAPYLASRGHSFSSGMIYFFFSKVCHQMASRSFFIFGHQLAVCSRCTGIYFGFFASTLFFFLLIKMKKFSHISPRVLLVAVFALIFDFAVGFTGVGNNTMTSRFVTGFLTGAIALFFVLPGALELGKKLSTKNKK